Part of the Siniperca chuatsi isolate FFG_IHB_CAS linkage group LG6, ASM2008510v1, whole genome shotgun sequence genome, GTATATAAATTATTTGATGCCATCCTAACATGTTTAAATGGCTGTCAGTGTTTCACGGCCGTCCTCTGGGAGAAAACACCCGATATAGCGTGTTCCCATCTCTGAGCTGACGTGTTGCCATGCTATATAGCATGAGCTAGCAGGAGACCTACTGCTGCCACTGCCGCTCTCACTGGAATGTTAGCAAGGAATGACAATGAGTGtgcactcagtgtgtgtgtgtgtgtgtgtgtgtgtgtgtgtgtgtgtgtggtgtgtgtggtgctgttcctcctggctttgtttgttgtgttcagTGATGCAGGCTGCTTTGTGTTCTcgctctctgtttgtgtgtgtgtgtgtgtgtgtgtgtgtgtgtgtgtgtgtgtgtgtgtgtcagtagtTTGACGGCAGTTACACACTGCCCTCTAGTGTTAGCAGCTGTAAACTTGAAAAGAAAACTCAGATGACTGGTACTCTTCCATCTCTttttcactctccctctctccctctctctgttagTGGTCCATCAGGGGCAGCAGTGTGGGTCTTCCTTAAGCTGAAATGAGTGGTGGGGAGGCGAGGGGGTTGTGTTGATGGGTTTGTGGTACTGTGCCAAGCTGTTATCTCCTTAGCCGGGtagaaaatgattttattaattGCTTCATTTAACGCTCCCTGTGTCCCCCTCCTTCTTCCCCTCTcctacacatatacacaaacaacaccacacaaacacactcactcgCACACACTCCAACCAAGCTACTTTTCAAACTCGTCCTGTGTACACCTCTGTGACAGTTgaaatgttctctctctctccctctctctgcagggaCCTTTAGAGAGAACAGTACAGCCATAAAGGCCATATGCTGGCCCATTCAGATGTAATAGCAGGAAGGCCCAGGGAGGCCCAGCCAGAGGAGCTATGCTCCATTATGGCACATTATAGAGAGGAACAACAGAGGcacagagtctgtgtgtgtgtttgtgtgtgtgcacgcgtgtgtgtgaatgaaattgTGTATTACTTACATTGCAGGGACAAAAATGTGTTCACAGAGCCACATTATGGGAATTCAACTACCATTTGGGCACAAAAAGCTGGTCCCCACAAGATAAACTATTATATTTTTGGGTCAAGACTTGATTTTTGGTTAAAGTAGGTTTAGGATTAGGTTAAGGCTACGGTAAGGGTTGGGGTTAGACATGTAGTGGCTATGGTTATGGTTCGGGTAAggctccaggaaatgaatgtaagtcagtGCAGTGTCCTCCAAAGTGGCTAAAactagcttgtgtgtgtgtgtgtgattgtgtgtagAGGAGAAgcagactgctgcagctgcatcaGTGCAGCCAGACCCCACAGGGGTGTCTTgttagacatacacacacacacacacacacacacacacacacacacactcagactggCACGTCAACAACAATAACCTCTTAGGTCAGACAGAGCTAGCGCTGCATTAGCCCCAGTGTGAACCTgctgagagacagagcgagCCAGTACAGCTGGCGTTAACCAcccaaaacatacacacacagagtggcaGAACAACCACAGTGGCACCGGTACAAACACCATAACTGTGCCAACACATCCGGAGTACACTGTATGTACAACTAAATAAACATTTCCAGATTGTTGAATAGATTATTGACCGGCTGCATGTTGTGCTGCTGGTTAATAAGTGGCTTTATTGAAGATTTATCTGCTTCTCAGATGAGCCGGTCTCATGATAATGAGATGAATAGAATCAATGCGGCAAGTAAAGTCAACTGCCATGTCTCAAAAGGATAGGAAGCACCTGTCTCGAGAGCCCTGTTGCTGCTGAGCTCAACACTTGTGCCTTTGTTGGGTTGTGAGTCCATGAATAAGTGCTTCTGCTTATGAGCAGTATTGTTTTCACGTGTATGTACAAGCTCATCTCTCCTGCCAAAATCTGCGCTCTTATACAGCGTACCTGGCAGCGCAGTGGCAATGTATCTGTGCCTGTGGGAACGCACTTGTTTCAAGCTGTCAGTCAGGCATGTTTATTTTCCCACTGTGGCAATGTCCACAGAGAGGGCAGCGTAGTGGGCAGTGTGGGAAAGTGAGGCAGAGACAGAAGAGggtggggagggagagagggagagggaaggagagattTAAAGGGAGTATGTGTGCGAGTGTTGGTGTGAGGCTAGAGGAATGCAGGTATCTGTGCAGCTGCCTGCATGCTGCATGCAGGTGAAGAGGTGCACAAGTCTAGACAGTTATGTGTGTtggtatgtgtgcgtgtgtgtgtgtgtctgtgtgtgtgtttgccgaAATAACTTGTTGATTAATCAAAGTtgttcaacagaaaattatgacaacaattatgaaaaatgtttaactgttcAAGCCACTACGTGTAGAATTTCAAAATTTACGACTTTGGCACTCCAGTAGTTCTATCAAAAAAGACATTGTGGCCGAAAGCAACCCACACTGATCCAACCTGCATGGGGACACTTAGATAAATGTGCTTTCTCCAACCAAAACTTATACTATCAATTTTAAAGATGTTATAGTCAGCTCTAAGTAATTTATTAAACCAGAATGCTAAGAAgtattttctggttccagcttctcaaatgtaaagtattttagctttttttttttttttttagctttatgtcattgtaaatgtaatatgtgtgggttttggactgataaaaaaaatagcaattaGAATGCTGTGGAAACATGAAATgggtatttaatttttttatttgacattttatagagtaaacaaaaataatcaccGGATTAATCAAGTCTAGACACTTTACTTATAAAGCACATATTAACAAACACATGTTAAATCAATTCAGGAACAATCACTTCTAGCCTTACTGTGTACATGCATCtattcctgaaaaaaaaaagtgaatcgAAAATTTATGTTAACATGTCTACCAGAGtctatctttgtgtgtgtgtgtgtgtgtgtgtctcaggttaTATTGCTTATGGGTAATCCCCTAATCCGTTATCTTTTCACTGTAATGTTAGATACACACCTGTTGAAGTAGcaccctcctccacccctcAGCAGCCCCCTTCAATACACATactatacatgcacacacagtcaaaccagcacacactccacacacactgagcaccTGAGAGAAGAAGATCCTGCTTTCACCTGCAAAAAGAGGGAGATCTTCTATTCACACTCATCGCCGCTCAGTTGCccaactctcacacacacacacacacttgtaatgTTGCCTGATAGCAGAGTGCTTGGCGGAGTCTCTGGCAGACTAGTAGATAAGCCTGGTCTGGCAGTGGGTGGTCCTCTTTCTTCGTATTGATGTTCAGGTAGTAACAGTTCTCTGCTGGAGTGGCTGCAGCTGGAGTCAGAAGAGGTTACTGTAGGAAGAGACAACGAGGTCAAAGTTCATACTGTATTCACTTTAATGTACTTATCACAATGCTTACTCTGAGAGATTAACTTGAGAAACGGTTCATTCACTCTCAAAATGCAAACTGAAACTGCAGTTCACATACTGGTGATTGAGTCATCAATCCAGAGTGGATTGAAGAGACAgaataatttcatttattttcaaccTGGGACTCATTTTTCTATGTTTTGCCATAATGATGTTTGATTGGGTTCAAATATTTGGCACTTCTCTGTAGAGTGAAAGTGAGCACCAAAATTAAGCTTACTTTTTGCCCTTGAGTGTGTAAAGGACAGCAGCACCTCTGCCAAACTGGATCAAGCTTCATTATGGcaaaatttagaaaaataagacCGTGTTTGAAAATACCTAGTATTATCCTCTGGCAAAACAACATGATTGTAATTGAATGTTGATTAAAGTTCACCTTGTGAATTGATCTGGCCTCATCCTCTGCAacatgttagctaacagttaccTCCTTACTCACTGAACTGACATAGAGTCGCAGTATCATCCCATAGGAGTTGGGTTTCTAGCCATGATGCATATAAGTCAAATATTTATTGTCGAAAAGCAGCCAAAAACTACAGTTTggtgttgattctcagtgggattGGTACTATGCTTTGCCATGAGAATGTACATCATCATTAATTTATGATTTTTTATGCTTGTGCATATCATAATCAGCAATGCTACTACAACATAAACAATATGAGAACTATTTTTAAATggtcggttcacccaaattCCAAATGCAAGTTTGGTgaacattatattttttttaccaagcAAGCTTGAATATCACCAAATACATTATCATAGCACTTTATTGACATCTTTCTGAATTTTCTTCACCAGGGTCCTCCAGGATCTCAGCCTTCCCCTCACACACAGCCTCCCCCACACAACCCCAGTAATCCCATGATGGGACCTCACGGACAGGTAAGATGGAAACATTCACACTCTTCCCTCAGCTTCTGTGTTGTAGTTCCCGCTCTAAGTCTACTCTCACtttctcacactcactcactcactcactcactcactcactcactcacacaacaACAGTGTAAGAACAGCACACAGGTCCCCTGTTGTGCTAACAGACAGGACAGGCAGCATCCACGATGGTGGGTTGGATGAATAATTTAGCTGTGTTGGCCCAGCTGTAAGGAGCGGAGggccttctctctccctcagcccAGCACTCACCATCCCATAGTCCATCAATAGACCATTAATATTGCAGCAGAGCCTGACAAGGTGCAGCTCTTCGTGCACAAACTCACCACAACATGGTCgaaggaggacaggagaggagacgagaggagaggaggaaagggtaaacaggaaagggaaggagtaggagaggaggatggagggaagaGGGTAAAAAGTAAACAGTAGTATGTCAGTCCTCGCCCCAAGGGCTAACTGGGATTATATAACTTGTCCTCCACTTGCcccaagcgcacacacacatacaccgacacacaaaacatacagcaCATAATTACCATTGAAAGCCAGTCGCCTGTATTTGTGTTGTCTGTGCTTATCTCTGTGTGAAGATGATGATATGAACATTATTCTGCTGTTCATGCACCGTGACCAAAACACACAACTCTTACCCAATCTGCATTCAGATCAGCATGTTTCCCCTTGATACTGAAATACTTGGATTGAGTTCGGAATTAACTCTTATCATCTGACACTGAAATATGGCTCACTGGATGTGGGTATTTGTAGTTGCAGCAGCGTACTCTCATAGGTAATTCTGAAAACCATCTGTCTGGGGTGCTTTACATTATTCACTAGTGCGCcagctctgtatgtgtgtctcggCCAGCCAGTTCTTGTCCCCTCTCTGCTGAAACATCTGTGTGGATGGTGTCTTCAGTTTCTGTTATGAATCACACTATCCAGGCTGCATTTTTGTAGCACCAGTGTCTGGTGATACAGACACAGTGAGAAAATGTCCAGCACATGTGCATCTGCACAAAACAGGCAAACATTAAGATGTAGAACACTTCCTCTCCTTGTACGACTTCATCCTCCCATCCAACTGTGTCATGTTCCTGTTCAGTTCTGCTCCACCTCCCTCCCATATTGTTCTTCCAGTCCAAGTTTCTATCCTGCatgttttctccctctcttatctgttttcttttacctttatCCTAATGGATTTTACCACCTGAGGTCTTACTTTATAAAACTTAATGACAGGCCCGTCCTTCTTGGTAAATGTAACAAAACTACCACAGGACATTATTCTTCAACACAATAGCTCCCCCTGCTGACATGCAAAGGTAACACCTCAAAACTGAGCAGGTTAGATACAGAGAATGAGGTTTACTAAGCTTTGTGTGCTTTCTTTCACTACCTAGAAATATGAGTGTTATTTATCAAGAAGAACAGTTTGCCATCATCAAACCCTGTGACTAATTAATTGTATGTGgaaacatttcacaaatatACTAAGGGAAGAAATGTTGAATTTAGGCTGATTGTAATAATATTATCATAATGTTAGTGTTATTAGTATCCTGTAGAGATCTGTGTTTAATTAGTTCAAAACCTAGAAATAATAGCATCTTAAAAGAacagagaagtaaaaaaaacacccatTTTAAAACACTAAACAAATAGTGGACCAGGATTTATGGATGTATGGTTATAAAGCTTGAATTTGAAGTTGAATCTGACGTCCACTGAGCTGATAATGACAATGGCATGCTGAGGCATTGTGGTGGattgtgtattttataattcataatagttttataatatttaatcTCTATTCATGTCCTTTCAAATCTGTTTAATTACTTCTGctgcattcattttaaaacCTTCCTATACATAGATATTGTCAATATACCTTTTTGATTATCTGACCCTAATTGTATTTAATTGTTTCACTTTAGATTAGCAAATGTTGTGGAATACAGTATCTTAATTAATTCTTCACAATCACTGTCTTTAGAGAAAATCATAACATTACCTTTTCTGTGATTGAATTTATTGATTTTAGTTGTCTTCATAAATTAGCCACTAGATTTCATGCAAATTCAATGAAATGTACAGTGCACTTGTGTGTAATCCTATCTGGAGTTTTGGAATTGCACTTGACTAAAACAAGGTCAGGAGCGAacttatttttgatattttaaagcCCATCTGTCAAGAATCATAACAAGTATTCTGCTCGTGATCATCCTGAAATAAAGTAGTCATTGTCCTTCTCATGTCCTTCCTGCAGCCATTCATGTCTCCACGGTACCCAGGTGGCCCAAGGCCCTCCCTCCGTATGCCAAATCAGCCTCCTGGGAGCATCCCCGGGTCACAGCCTCTCTTGCCAAACAGCCTGGACCCCACCAGACCTCAAGGTATTGATCAAGATGTGGTGTTATTTCAGAGAGGTTGCACTTTCGCACTTTGCAGACTAATCTCATATTGGCTTCTGAACGAGAGCGCTTTCTCCTCATTTATGGAATTATTATTGATCTAAACAGTGCTGCCATTCTAACAAGCTGTACTCTGTGTTTCACCACAGGACATCCAAACATGGGAGGTCCAATGAGAATGAATCCCCCTCGGGGCATGGGAGGCATGGGCCCACAGGTAGGTACCTGTTTTATTACTCAAGCGGTCAtacagaataaaacacaaagGACTGTGTTAATAAAGTCATGAAAGTGGATGGCGTCCATCAGCACTACCAGCCCACTGCACTCCCACTCTGCAGTTACCATACAGCCAGATTTGGTGCTTGGCCTGTCAGTTTATGAACAAAGCCAATGTTTGGCTGCCCTTCATCAAGGGCTACCATTAAAAACAGCTATAATGTCAAACCAGCAGCCTATAAACTGCATGCAGATCATCCTTATTCTCTGCTGAAGAGAAATTTTGGTTCTGCCAGCCTCGTAACTTTGCCTTTAAATGTCAGAAGCGCTCTGATGATTAGCTTGGCTCTGACCAGTGCTCACCCACTGCCAACACCAGTTCTACATGTTAAATCCTACTTGCTGACTCCCACCTAGGGAGACAAACAGAGGCGGAGTACTCAACCTGCTCTGAGCAAGCCACCACCAACACATTTTGACCAAAAATGGTGCCAATTTTGGcactgtttgtttcctttttatcgctttcatttttgttgatgTGATTCTGTGTAATACATAAGATGCTTAAATAACAGTGTCCTTTTGAATTACCGTTACCAGACAGCTGCTTCATTCTGCACCCAACCACCTCCCGCTCCAACATCAACtcacacaaagacatacacacacacacactccctgtgCCCCTCGGCCCCTCTCTGTACCACCCTGGCTCGGTGACTTTGGCAGTGAGCGTACCAGCAGCTGGTGTGGCATCTGCTCGACAAGTGTAATCGTCTGCTAAACAAAACTCTTCCTCTGAGTGGAGCTGCTCTCTGGCCTGCCCCCCtactctctctctatatatctgtctcattcacacacacatacacccacatacatacacaagtacacacatgtAGTGCCAGCCAAACCCGCCTGCTGGGCAGCCATGAAAAcatacacgcaaacacacagaggggagCATGGACACAtagagacacatacacagagacacacaacatacagacatacacaaacacacacacacacacacacagctgtccactttcacacacacagcccataCATCACATAATTAAACACTAGTTAGCGGGAGACATGATCATCGCTGACCTTCATTAAGATTCAAACCTTTAAACAGAGCAGGTGTGAGACGCCATGCTGACTTTGTGCTCCTCTCTTTGTGCAGAACTACGGCGGAGGAATGAGGCCTCCTCCAAACTCCATGGGTCCAGGGATGCCGGGCATGAACATgttagtaaattaaaaaaaaaaagttttgaaatggTTGTGAATTCTTTTGCCAGAGAAAAGCCTAATTTAGAGGGAAATAAATTTTTAACCTAGTGGTTATGAGAACAGTTTTCTCACTTAGTCAATAGCTGAGATGTGGGGACATGGCAAAATCCCTTACTgcataacaaaaatgtatgtacgCACAACAGATCTCAGCATAACGTAGTTAAGAAAAGAACGTTGCTACTATCACCAacaggttgtgaaaaatgtaCCTTTGCTTTAATTTTACCCCAGTAAGCTGAATTGACTGACGCTATCACTTCTTTGACATAAGAATATATCACAATGCAAAAACAATCCTGGTTTACTTATAAAACTCTTTATTGACAGATTATATTATAAGAAGGAATGGgaatgtttgtgaatgtgtgtcttgTTGTGTTGTGCCGTGTTACCACACTTTTATCATGTAAATTCACCTCTGGATTATATGTGCATATCAACTAGTAGACTGTGTTTATGCATTTAAGAACTCACTAATTAGAAATCATCTCCTGTGATGCATGCACCCTTGTTGTGTGCCAGAAATCTTCTATTAAATATCttaatctttctctctgtttgcttcCCCAGGGGTCCTGGTGGAAGAGGTCCATGGCCGAACCCCAACACCAACTCAGTGAGTCACATTCTCTTACATCTTTATCTCCTACATGACTGAGTGTGTTTACAATAACTGTGTCTCACGTTTTGTTTTCACCTCTGGTCTATTCTCTCTGCAGATAGCTTATTCATCTTCATCTCCAGGCAACTATGTGGTGAGTGTCCCGTCATGGACTCATGTTCGACCAAGGGCCATAAATTACCTGTCATGCGGTGATATCTAACAGGCACGCTGCCATCTAGATGCACTCAGCgctcatttctctttttctctcgcTTCTTCACCCCTCAGGGCCCTCCAGGGGGAGGCGGCCCACCAGGAACTCCCATCATGCCTAGCCCCGGAGGTGAGTTATACACAGTTTCCCTTCTGATCTCTACTTTTATTCAGTGTTCACTGAACAAGGGCTCTATCTAAAAAACATCAAACCTGTTCTCTGTCAGATACACATCTCTCTTTGGGAGAGAGTGATAGGACTCTAAATGCTGTAGGAATTGAATCTTTATGAGtaattttgtatgtaaaacatTGACAAATGGTAAAATATTGCATTGAGCCAAATTTGGTATTATAAGTGACACATGCATCATATAAAATTTTGGTCGGATATCACATTTGTTCTCAGCATTTCCCACTTTAGGCACATTGAGGAAAATATTCTAGTGTTGTTAGCTGTGTTTTCTCATTGTTGAGACAGTTCTATAAAAGGGAAGCAGAGACATGTCAGTCTGAAATCAAATGAGTGATCCATCTCAGCTTTGACCCATCAATCTAGTGTCTCTGTGGAGGATTAGCTGAGAACAAAACACTGTTGGCTGATATCCTGTAgatgttctgtttctgttggcCTGTGGAGAGCTTCTTTTTGTGTCcactatttattatttatatacgTACCTCTATTGTGATACGTTGCCGGGGCAACCTTTTGCACAAAACGCTCCTGCTCACACACGTACATCGGGAGGGAAAATGTATTTCCACTGCAGTCGCCAAGACTGTgcgtgcgcgcgcacacacacacacacgcacacacacaaacctcccaCAAAAATGAACACCTCCCACTCAGTAGTGCCCCCCTTCTCCAGTCACGACAACACAAGCTAGATTCAGGGACACCAACAGGCAAGATCTCTCCACCACTTTGCGCATATAATGTATTCATCTCCTCCCATGTCTTTcaatttgttattgttattttttcctgCTCTTCTTAGTCTTCCACTCACAACTTTCTGCCTGCAATGTCAGATCAAGGTCACCTCATCCTTCTGAATGTTttcaggacagacagacacatgagGACAACATGTACTGGTTGTTGCTAAGTTGCCAGGGTGTCCATATAAAAACTTGGTCTAATCTCCTGATTGCAGGAATAAAAGATAATGGGGTTTTTGATTGCACATTGAGGAGAGCAGTGTGTAGATCGATTGAAAGACAGATTCACTGACATTAAGTACTGGCACTTAAAGTAACATACAGGTAACATATGCATTCAACACTGCTGAATGTATTGTACAAATGgcaaaattaaactgaaacaatGTCAAATACAGCGGAAGACAGTGCTATTCCAGTCATTTCTGTGCAGCCTAGCTCATTATTTTCCATTCATTACCCCATTCCATACCCCAAATCCACcttatttttggacattttcaagAACCACTGGATATTGGAtatgaaaacagacagagataACAGTGCTAGGGCGTATCTGCAAGTATTTCTGTGAGTCTAAGAGGAACAAAGTGCGTTACAGTATTCTGATTTTAAATATCCAACTGCCCTTTATTCATAGATTCAACAAACTCAAGTGAAAACATCTACACAATGATGAACCCCATCGGCCCTGGTGGAAATAGACCTAATGTAAGTAATGTAATTTTGTTCAATAGTGAATTACAATAAATAGCTTTAGTGTTTCTACATTTCAagattaattttttatttttctgtctacCCTGCCATGCTACATGCAAGATGAATGAGCtttgtacattttactgttatttttctttagtTCCCAATGGGACCGGGTCCTGATGGGCCCATGGGTGGAATGGGTTCTATGGAGCAGCATCATATGAACGGATCACTAGGTGAGTAGCCAAAGATGAGTGTACAGTGTACGTAGCAGATACTTGATAAGCTCCTGATTATTCTGAGTGAAACCTGTTACTTTCTATGAACAAAGGCCTTTAGGAGTAAGACTCTGCCCTCTCGTGGCTTGTAGAGGAAGTGTTCTCCCTCTACCTGGTATTGAACAACGCTAAAACAGATTAATGGGGCAGTGAGTAGGCCAATTGATCCTGTAGATGGGTGAGACATGATCAGTGAAGCCAGTGAGTTGGTGCTCATCTGTATCTGAAACAAATAGCTTAATTAAAAGCCATTACGTGTGAGAGGGCAGTCTTTTCCTACTTGCACTGGATATCCTGAACTGCTGTTGAATTAGTGGCAGGATGCTAAGGGTCAGTTAA contains:
- the ssbp4 gene encoding single-stranded DNA-binding protein 4 isoform X3 gives rise to the protein MYAKGKGAVVPSDSQAREKLALYVYEYLLHVGAQKSAQTFLSEIRWEKNITLGEPPGFLHSWWCVFWDLYCAAPDRRETCEHSSEAKAFHDYGPPGSQPSPHTQPPPHNPSNPMMGPHGQPFMSPRYPGGPRPSLRMPNQPPGSIPGSQPLLPNSLDPTRPQGHPNMGGPMRMNPPRGMGGMGPQNYGGGMRPPPNSMGPGMPGMNMGPGGRGPWPNPNTNSIAYSSSSPGNYVGPPGGGGPPGTPIMPSPGDSTNSSENIYTMMNPIGPGGNRPNFPMGPGPDGPMGGMGSMEQHHMNGSLGSGDMDGLPKNSPNNMAGMNNPPGTPRDDGEMAGNFLNPFQSESPLGMPLESRTTLKAPHPNACKMGVRT
- the ssbp4 gene encoding single-stranded DNA-binding protein 4 isoform X2 gives rise to the protein MYAKGKGAVVPSDSQAREKLALYVYEYLLHVGAQKSAQTFLSEIRWEKNITLGEPPGFLHSWWCVFWDLYCAAPDRRETCEHSSEAKAFHDYSAAAAPSPVMGNMPPNDGMPGGPMPPGFFQGPPGSQPSPHTQPPPHNPSNPMMGPHGQPFMSPRYPGGPRPSLRMPNQPPGSIPGSQPLLPNSLDPTRPQGHPNMGGPMRMNPPRGMGGMGPQNYGGGMRPPPNSMGPGMPGMNMGPGGRGPWPNPNTNSIAYSSSSPGNYVGPPGGGGPPGTPIMPSPGDSTNSSENIYTMMNPIGPGGNRPNFPMGPGPDGPMGGMGSMEQHHMNGSLGSGDMDGLPKNSPNNMAGMNNPPGTPRDDGEMAGNFLNPFQSESYSPNMTMSV
- the ssbp4 gene encoding single-stranded DNA-binding protein 4 isoform X1; protein product: MYAKGKGAVVPSDSQAREKLALYVYEYLLHVGAQKSAQTFLSEIRWEKNITLGEPPGFLHSWWCVFWDLYCAAPDRRETCEHSSEAKAFHDYSAAAAPSPVMGNMPPNDGMPGGPMPPGFFQGPPGSQPSPHTQPPPHNPSNPMMGPHGQPFMSPRYPGGPRPSLRMPNQPPGSIPGSQPLLPNSLDPTRPQGHPNMGGPMRMNPPRGMGGMGPQNYGGGMRPPPNSMGPGMPGMNMGPGGRGPWPNPNTNSIAYSSSSPGNYVGPPGGGGPPGTPIMPSPGDSTNSSENIYTMMNPIGPGGNRPNFPMGPGPDGPMGGMGSMEQHHMNGSLGSGDMDGLPKNSPNNMAGMNNPPGTPRDDGEMAGNFLNPFQSESPLGMPLESRTTLKAPHPNACKMGVRT